A DNA window from Vigna unguiculata cultivar IT97K-499-35 chromosome 10, ASM411807v1, whole genome shotgun sequence contains the following coding sequences:
- the LOC114166128 gene encoding cyclin-dependent protein kinase inhibitor SMR11-like encodes MASVDLCKDSMKDAITTPIPKAATDCAVPITPQALAENGDFQSQYPLTLSVLRKQLKRACIHCDSVRCGGSVDNSDENDNGNGSIDSPRTPEEGVFDPFAPGPDDMARAPNSNKYLDDYRNSVARRLNFQPSFDVSQVDSDTLSDEDMVESVYENLLQVIFSKQAEEVLAQLSYYCETPPSATRITVIADTCPGAPKKPAAPPRNIDPRLCKKLEF; translated from the coding sequence ATGGCTTCCGTGGATCTGTGCAAAGATTCCATGAAAGATGCTATTACTACTCCAATTCCGAAGGCTGCCACCGATTGTGCGGTTCCGATAACTCCTCAGGCTCTCGCCGAGAATGGAGATTTTCAATCCCAATACCCTCTCACTCTCTCAGTGCTCAGGAAACAACTCAAACGTGCCTGCATTCATTGCGATTCGGTCAGATGTGGTGGCTCTGTTGATAATAGTGATGAAAATGACAATGGCAATGGTAGTATTGATAGCCCCCGAACTCCTGAGGAGGGTGTTTTTGACCCCTTTGCACCTGGTCCTGATGACATGGCGCGTGCACCCAACAGCAACAAGTATCTTGATGACTACAGGAACTCCGTTGCCCGCAGACTTAATTTTCAGCCCTCCTTTGATGTTTCTCAGGTTGATAGTGACACTCTTTCAGATGAGGACATGGTTGAGTCCGTGTACGAGAATCTTTTGCAAGTGATTTTTTCAAAGCAGGCTGAGGAGGTTCTTGCTCAACTGTCATACTATTGTGAAACACCTCCTTCTGCGACTCGCATCACTGTAATTGCCGACACTTGTCCAGGTGCACCTAAGAAACCAGCGGCTCCACCTAGGAACATCGATCCGAGGTTGTGCAAGAAGCTTGAATTCTGA